A stretch of Aureispira sp. CCB-E DNA encodes these proteins:
- the rsmA gene encoding 16S rRNA (adenine(1518)-N(6)/adenine(1519)-N(6))-dimethyltransferase RsmA, with protein MKAKKSYGQHFLNKESIAMDIAKSLLLRDQYKSVVEIGPGKGMLTKHLMEEYATTHDLKVIEADRDMVMYLAEHYTSLVPNIIAEDFLKVKMEDHFHEPYAIIGNFPYNISSQILFKMLSHKENIPEMVGMFQKEVAERTAAKPNSKAYGVLSVLIQAYYDVEYLFTVGPEHFNPPPKVQSAVIRLQRKKDFKNLGCDESRLRAVVKTTFGMRRKMLRNSMKQFLPKNVIFEDEFFLQRPENLSVQDFIDLTNLTFKY; from the coding sequence ATGAAGGCAAAAAAATCATACGGACAGCACTTTTTAAATAAAGAATCTATAGCAATGGATATTGCTAAGAGCTTGTTGTTGCGGGACCAATATAAGAGTGTGGTAGAAATTGGACCTGGCAAGGGTATGTTGACCAAGCATTTGATGGAGGAATATGCAACAACACATGATTTGAAAGTAATTGAGGCAGATAGAGATATGGTCATGTATTTGGCAGAACATTACACAAGTTTAGTGCCTAATATCATTGCCGAAGACTTTCTGAAAGTGAAGATGGAAGATCATTTTCACGAACCTTATGCTATCATTGGTAACTTTCCTTACAATATATCGTCTCAAATATTGTTCAAAATGTTAAGTCATAAAGAAAATATTCCAGAGATGGTGGGGATGTTTCAAAAAGAAGTTGCAGAGCGAACTGCTGCCAAGCCTAATTCAAAAGCTTATGGTGTTTTGTCTGTTTTGATACAAGCCTATTATGATGTCGAGTATTTATTTACGGTAGGACCAGAGCATTTTAATCCGCCTCCAAAGGTGCAATCTGCTGTTATTCGACTGCAAAGAAAAAAAGATTTTAAAAATTTGGGATGTGATGAAAGCCGCTTGAGAGCGGTGGTTAAGACAACTTTTGGGATGCGTAGAAAAATGTTACGCAACTCAATGAAACAATTTCTCCCAAAAAACGTTATATTTGAGGATGAGTTCTTTTTGCAGAGACCAGAAAACCTCTCTGTACAAGATTTCATCGATCTTACCAACTTAACATTTAAGTATTAA
- a CDS encoding M17 family metallopeptidase, with the protein MTTTLRSTNCHTQNQDLIILSYKNQNSWFTSLLTETEQAIVQQAVQKDTKHLLIPRLNQYIIIEIIETIDDRAQLKEQIRSIASKTVGTLRKHHINEVVLLDYTNDNLSASYAEGLVLTNYQFLKYFKEKEQLTSPFHTLYLLEECISKKEVTLLNNVLEGVCAARDLVNEPLSFLTAVQLSEEIKKLGKRAGFSVKVLDKAAIEALKMGGLLAVNKGSNDPPTFSILEWKPECPTNKQPIVLVGKGVVYDTGGLSLKPTANSMDFMKSDMAGAAGVIGAMYAVAKAKLPIHLICLVPSTDNRPGVNAYVPGDVITMYSGTTVEVLNTDAEGRMLLADGLHYAKQYTPELVINMATLTGSAAHAIGNQGAVLMGTASAATKKALIQAGTEVHERLVEFPLWKEYGEQLKSDVADLKNLGGPMAGAITAGKFLEHFTDYDWIHIDMAGVAFLHHEDAYRSKGGTGYGVQLLYNFFLNYTKS; encoded by the coding sequence ATGACGACAACTTTACGTTCGACCAATTGCCACACCCAAAACCAAGATTTAATCATACTCAGTTACAAAAATCAGAATTCTTGGTTTACTTCGTTGTTAACAGAAACCGAACAAGCAATTGTACAACAAGCCGTCCAAAAAGATACGAAGCATCTCTTGATTCCTCGACTGAATCAGTATATCATCATAGAAATAATAGAGACAATTGATGATCGTGCTCAACTAAAGGAACAGATTCGGTCAATAGCTTCAAAAACTGTTGGTACACTTCGAAAACATCACATTAATGAAGTCGTTTTGTTGGATTACACAAACGATAATTTGAGTGCTTCTTATGCGGAAGGTCTCGTTTTGACCAATTACCAGTTTTTAAAATATTTTAAAGAGAAAGAACAACTAACTAGTCCTTTTCATACGCTTTATCTTTTAGAGGAATGTATTTCTAAAAAAGAAGTTACACTTTTAAATAATGTATTAGAAGGTGTTTGTGCTGCTAGAGATTTGGTTAACGAACCACTCTCCTTCTTAACTGCTGTTCAATTATCTGAAGAAATCAAAAAACTCGGTAAGAGAGCTGGCTTTTCCGTTAAAGTGCTTGATAAAGCAGCTATAGAAGCCCTAAAGATGGGAGGGCTTTTAGCTGTTAATAAAGGTAGCAATGACCCACCTACATTTTCCATCTTAGAATGGAAACCAGAATGCCCTACCAATAAACAACCAATTGTATTAGTTGGCAAAGGAGTAGTTTATGATACAGGAGGTCTAAGCTTAAAACCAACTGCCAATTCAATGGATTTCATGAAGTCGGATATGGCTGGTGCAGCAGGTGTTATTGGTGCTATGTATGCCGTTGCCAAAGCAAAATTACCCATTCATCTCATTTGTTTGGTGCCCTCTACTGATAACAGACCTGGTGTTAATGCGTATGTTCCTGGCGATGTAATCACTATGTACAGTGGCACAACAGTAGAAGTATTAAATACAGATGCTGAAGGTAGAATGTTGTTGGCCGATGGATTGCACTATGCCAAACAATATACCCCTGAATTGGTTATTAATATGGCAACACTCACTGGATCTGCAGCTCATGCTATCGGTAATCAAGGTGCTGTTTTGATGGGAACAGCTAGTGCTGCAACAAAAAAAGCACTCATACAAGCAGGAACAGAAGTACACGAGCGTTTGGTCGAGTTTCCTTTATGGAAAGAATATGGCGAACAGCTAAAATCCGATGTTGCAGATCTAAAAAACTTAGGAGGTCCGATGGCTGGAGCAATTACGGCGGGCAAATTTCTAGAACATTTTACAGATTATGACTGGATACACATCGATATGGCTGGTGTTGCCTTCTTGCATCATGAAGATGCTTATCGTTCCAAAGGAGGAACAGGATACGGGGTTCAATTGCTTTATAATTTCTTCTTGAATTATACAAAGTCATGA
- the pdxA gene encoding 4-hydroxythreonine-4-phosphate dehydrogenase PdxA produces the protein MTNKRLKIGISVGDINGIGLEVILKTLADKRILNWCTPILYGSTKVASYHKNIIKIKDLSLHNINDIHAANDNVVNVVNCWMENVKITLGKCTVDGGKYAMFSLEQATEDLLAGHLDALVTAPINKKAMQMSGFEYPGHTEYLTSRFQAKENLMLMVNEDLRIGLVTNHLPISQVATTITTELVLRKIELMNESLKMDFGIDKPAIAVLGLNPHAGDGGVLGTEEIDVIIPAIEAAKNKGILAIGPYAADGLFGSGNFANFDGILAMYHDQGLVPFKALSFGEGINFTAGLPIIRTSPDHGTGFDIAGKNIADFRSFRQSLYLAIDSAKQRAEYIEMTGNPLKVVAVNDMDASPDDIIDNDGVAPEEQNKPNKKRNRKDREQKPRKDNREQSKDTNQKKAASDNKKATKNSNKPNHNKTAKTNLTVEERLALAAEKKQQTEQQNKKGASQKVVKKSLEQPVEKPSVKPIEKTIASDNEPQPKETKAPVLDNNIVETMEPIPTLTDDNQEKNNDTSSENKSNNNKDHTN, from the coding sequence ATGACAAATAAAAGATTAAAAATAGGTATTTCAGTAGGTGACATCAATGGGATTGGTCTAGAAGTTATTTTAAAAACTCTAGCAGACAAACGTATTCTAAATTGGTGTACTCCTATTTTATATGGATCAACCAAAGTTGCTTCTTATCACAAGAACATCATTAAAATCAAGGATTTATCTTTACATAATATTAATGACATTCATGCAGCAAATGACAATGTCGTTAATGTGGTCAACTGTTGGATGGAAAATGTAAAAATTACATTGGGAAAATGCACTGTTGATGGGGGCAAATATGCGATGTTTTCTCTAGAACAAGCAACAGAAGATTTGTTGGCAGGGCATTTAGATGCCTTGGTTACTGCGCCTATCAATAAAAAAGCCATGCAAATGAGTGGTTTTGAATATCCTGGGCATACCGAATATTTGACCTCTAGATTTCAAGCCAAAGAAAACTTAATGTTGATGGTCAACGAAGATTTAAGAATTGGATTGGTTACCAATCATCTTCCGATCAGCCAAGTTGCTACTACGATTACGACAGAATTAGTTCTTAGAAAAATTGAACTAATGAATGAAAGTCTAAAAATGGATTTTGGCATTGACAAACCTGCTATTGCAGTATTGGGCTTGAATCCACATGCAGGCGATGGTGGTGTTTTGGGAACAGAAGAAATCGATGTTATTATACCTGCTATTGAAGCAGCAAAAAATAAAGGTATCTTGGCTATTGGTCCCTATGCTGCTGATGGGCTCTTTGGTTCGGGCAATTTTGCCAATTTTGATGGAATATTGGCAATGTATCACGACCAAGGTCTAGTTCCCTTCAAAGCACTATCTTTTGGCGAAGGTATTAACTTTACAGCTGGTCTCCCGATTATTCGTACCTCTCCTGACCATGGAACTGGTTTTGATATTGCAGGAAAAAACATCGCAGATTTTAGATCTTTTAGACAATCTTTGTACTTAGCAATAGATAGTGCCAAACAGCGTGCAGAATATATTGAGATGACTGGTAATCCACTAAAAGTAGTTGCTGTTAACGATATGGATGCTTCTCCTGACGATATTATTGATAACGATGGTGTTGCTCCTGAAGAACAAAACAAACCTAACAAAAAACGCAATCGAAAAGATAGGGAACAAAAACCAAGGAAAGATAATAGAGAGCAATCTAAAGATACGAATCAGAAAAAAGCTGCTTCGGATAACAAAAAAGCTACCAAAAATTCTAATAAACCGAACCATAATAAAACAGCTAAAACTAACTTAACGGTAGAGGAACGTTTGGCTTTAGCCGCAGAAAAAAAGCAGCAAACGGAACAACAAAACAAAAAAGGAGCATCTCAAAAAGTGGTTAAAAAAAGCCTTGAGCAACCAGTAGAGAAGCCTTCAGTGAAACCGATAGAAAAAACAATCGCTTCGGATAATGAACCGCAACCTAAAGAAACAAAAGCTCCTGTTTTAGATAATAATATTGTTGAAACAATGGAACCTATTCCTACTTTGACAGATGATAATCAAGAAAAAAATAATGATACGTCATCAGAAAATAAAAGCAATAACAACAAAGACCATACAAACTAA
- a CDS encoding RNA polymerase sigma factor: MSTSKYTVTQQAMEDEWLEVQAAQQNPAKFRVLYNRYYEPIFRFVYKRTVDEVLAADLTSQVFLKAMQKIDKYVFKGVPFSAWLFRIASNEIAQHFRKQNKNRVVALEERTAQDLEEEYEDKEDLEINITVLKTVIQDLKPDEVELLELRFFEKRPFKEVADILDITENNAKVKIYRLLQKMKKRFVKQKRSD; the protein is encoded by the coding sequence ATGTCAACATCCAAGTATACCGTCACACAGCAAGCTATGGAAGATGAATGGCTTGAAGTGCAGGCTGCACAGCAAAATCCTGCTAAGTTTAGGGTTTTGTACAATCGTTATTATGAGCCTATTTTTAGGTTTGTATACAAACGTACTGTTGATGAAGTGCTTGCTGCGGATTTGACGTCGCAGGTATTTCTGAAAGCAATGCAAAAGATAGATAAATATGTTTTTAAGGGAGTTCCTTTTTCTGCTTGGTTATTTAGAATTGCTAGCAATGAAATTGCACAACACTTTAGAAAACAAAATAAGAATCGAGTGGTTGCTTTAGAAGAGCGTACCGCTCAAGACCTTGAAGAAGAATATGAGGACAAAGAAGATTTAGAAATAAATATTACTGTTCTTAAAACTGTTATTCAAGATTTGAAACCTGATGAGGTAGAGTTGTTAGAACTCCGCTTTTTTGAAAAAAGACCTTTTAAAGAGGTAGCAGATATTTTAGACATTACAGAAAATAATGCAAAAGTTAAGATTTACAGATTGTTACAGAAAATGAAGAAACGATTTGTGAAACAAAAACGATCGGATTAA
- a CDS encoding energy transducer TonB, translated as MKLVVTVIMSWLMMPILVAQDSTATTCLPKKTLVIRKKQTLEPSLAPKDETIVVAPVEKKISILKTSTIDSLQGSTIDPQEKIVQLPTLAGGDFGLMNIKPYRAGMDLKNWKFVVLEYSVNQYGWVSQVEVLKSNDSRLKNVVLRKLKASKWNPARNQLGEPIKYKMYQQVVIVKDRTYEEDYRRNY; from the coding sequence ATGAAACTAGTGGTTACTGTTATTATGAGTTGGCTTATGATGCCAATTCTAGTAGCACAAGACAGTACAGCAACAACCTGCCTCCCCAAAAAAACATTGGTTATTAGAAAAAAACAAACTCTAGAACCTAGTTTAGCTCCCAAAGACGAAACAATTGTCGTTGCACCTGTAGAAAAAAAAATATCCATTTTGAAAACAAGTACCATAGATTCGCTTCAAGGCTCAACAATTGATCCTCAAGAAAAAATAGTGCAATTGCCAACTTTAGCTGGAGGCGATTTTGGTCTGATGAACATCAAACCCTATCGAGCAGGAATGGATCTAAAAAATTGGAAATTTGTTGTTTTAGAATATTCTGTTAATCAATATGGTTGGGTAAGTCAGGTTGAGGTGCTAAAAAGCAATGATTCACGTTTAAAAAATGTAGTTTTGAGAAAGCTAAAAGCTTCGAAATGGAATCCTGCTAGAAATCAATTGGGTGAACCCATCAAATATAAAATGTATCAACAAGTTGTCATCGTAAAAGATAGAACATATGAAGAGGACTATAGGAGAAATTATTAA